ggctgtaacataaaaaatgtggaaaaagtgtagcgatatgaatactttccagatgcactgtatggtCGAAAGGTCAACCAGGTTGTTGCGATGCCTGTTACAAAGTTAAAGTGACAATTctgaaacacactcacacacaaataaaGTGTCAAACTCTCTAACTTTGGCTTAAAAACTGAAATAGCCCTTCTGACAACCCCAATCTCCCCTGTATAATAAATTGGAAAATATTAGTCTCCTCTTTGCCAAAAAACAGAGAGTGCTGGGATATATATTCACATGACTGTCTCTTCAAATATGGTGATATTCTCAGCTCCAGGACAAACTCACAGCTGTTTATTTAGAGAATAACACACCGCTTCTTAACTGCCAGCAAATATGATCCCAGAGGGCTAAAACCAGTCTGATGATTGCAGTGTTTGCAGTCCACATGCCTCAATGTGAAACAGAGGTTGTTTATGGGGGCAGGATTCAGCTGgcataacaaacaaaaacaatgagttCAGTTGTGCATTATTAACAGCTTTACCTGAGTTAACATTCAGGTGCAGGGCCTTCTTATTTATACTTACAGGTGAAAGTTGTCGTGACGGTTCCTTCCACGGCTGCTGTTCTCAGCTGTGAAGTCAAAAACAGCTGACGGGCAAAATTTATATAAATCCACTTCACATTTTAAAGACCCCTACTGTAAAAGGCACAATTCGCACAATGTTAccgtaacccaccggtcctactgctcCCAatctgctctgagctgggatcgaaccggtgattctttgtatggcagttggttgctctaacaaagaggTTAAAGACCACGGCCTCTACCGTCTGTCGCTATAGCACCTtcagaggtcagaagagtgaggtttacctgcatagcacttcgctagctggcctccgttacactcatcTCGGACGAGCCCCCATGGTTAATTCAAATTTTCATTGTTGgtctttaaataatctttaaaaaaaactgctgtaacaacaaacaaaattcaaacaaaattaaacagaTGCTtaatttgaaataagattatatttATGCCATACTTCTAAGCACATGATAAGacaaatatatctaaaaataagctaaaacagCTGAAAATATATGTTGTTACTGTTGACTTGCGTAACGTTTCAATTTCATAACATGTCTGCTAATTGAATGAATGTCATGTCATTAGTTTCAATGACTTTTCCAGATCTAAAAATCATAATTGTTAAGATTAAGACACTGAGATAATTATTATATGcttgatatttaaatatttatatgcatgtagacatggtaaaAGTGCTTAGATTGGTCTAAAATTGTCTATTAATTATTTGTCTATAATAATATGTCTAAAAAATTAATGTCTAAAATTGAGCGTTTATTTTTTGAGCATATTGAgtcatgtatatttattcatataattttaagtcttgtcgcttatccaagttttagaaacagcaaataataccttgacttctagttgatcagttcGTAACAGAAATGGCTTATGCAAAGGCcgctagattatgcttatttaacctaaataaaatatgatcctgccttgatttttaatgatttaattaggacagtaagttctgactttgcttagacaaaaaatcttgtcacttaacagaaataatgctagtatagaatataaagtcatgctgcagtgggaaaaagaatgaatattgtgtctgactccatcatgagcttggaggactgcatccatacatctctgcaatgactcaaatcacttattaataaagtcatctggaatggcaaagaaagcgttcttgcaggactcccagagctcatcaagattctttggatctatcttcagtgcctcctcctccatcttaccccaaacatgctcataaatgttcatgtctggtgactgggctggccaatcctgtagcaccttgaccttttttgctttcaggaacgttAATGTGAAGGATTCCTTCAccaatcttgactgatttctgtgagaatcttgggtccatgcgggttccagtaggtcttctgcagtatttgtgatgattgggatgcagttcaacagatgattcatctgaaaaatctaccttttgccacttttcccaAATGagcaactagaggtcaagttattatttgttgttgctcttacaactgggatcgacgacaagacttttgtcaggtagtgtgtatattCTGATCGTCTATTTTTAGTTAAGCTTACATCTAAATTTAACTTTTACATTtgttaaatgaatgtaaattaatTATTCTAATACTACAACCCCTAGAGTCTGTTGCAAATGtacattacatttataaacattatctTTGCAGGCTTTTAAAGAAAATAGGTCAAGAACCGCTGACTTGAAGGACTTTATATACTACAATCAAAACTACTGGAATTTTcagcactttttatttttaaataaaggttaGAACACAGACAAACTCTTATATACGCAGTCCTGTGCTACTGTTTGAGCTACCAGACTGTACCCGGGAGTAATTATACCCCACATACAGCGGGTTCTGTTGTACAGGATGAAACGCAGACTCTGTGTTAAAGGAATCACGGGGATCACTGACAGGGTACTTAGCATGTCTGGATAAAATCTGACTTTGCATTACATTCTGCCCATGATAATTCACTCTCTGAGGTGGAATCATGTTTGGACTGTTTACTAAAGACccattgatcaccggctgcatGTTGTGTAGTGAATATTGACCACTAGAGGGCGTCACAGCAAAGCTGAATGCAGACGGTGAATGCTGAGGAGTGGAAAAACTATTATTCTGGAGCAATGGCTGACGACGGATAGAGTTAAAGGCCTGGAAATGATTCAGAACTTGCTTGTTACATGGTGGACGAGCATAAAATGCCTGCTCGTTCGAATCAACACGACGACAGAGAAAGATGACTCCAGATGCCAAAAGAAGCGCGCTAGTTACCCAACCGATATACAGAGCCTCTCCTAGTTCTCTCCGCTGGGCATCCAATAGTAATGGATTGTAAAAGTCTCTGATAATCGTATGGGCCGTCCAGGAGACGGGGATGATGATGCAAAAACTTGCTAAGATTTCAATTATGCCAGTGATCATTAAAATGATGCTTTTGTTGCGTGGTTGATCGCTCAGACAAGACATGCAACGAAGGCCGAAGAGGGACACTATTATCCCGAATCCACACAGCGCCAGAGAGCAACAGGTCAATCCGCGGGCCGCCTGCAGATCCGGAGGAAGATACAGCAGAGAATCGTACACTTTACACTGCATTCGGATGTTGGCTTGCCTGTAGCAGTTCATCCACAAACCCTCCCAGCGGGTCTCCATCACGATGATGTTTTCTCCGATGAATGCAGTCACTCTCCACATCGGGAGCGCTGTAACTGTGGCTACGCCAATCAGGCCGATGAGGCCCAGACAGAGGGCGATGACATCACACGGACCCTGAACCATTTTTATTATCTCATCCGCGATCCTAAAAGAAGAAAAGacagaagtgttttttttctgaattattaAGTGAAATAAATATGGATTGCTATTTTTGTCACACAGCAAAGATTTTCAGGGTCAGTGTAAAATTAACAGTGTTAACACTACATGGTGATGAAACAACACTGCTATTGTTATTTGAACAACAGAGTCAGTGTGAAAGGTAAGAGTATTTTCAATTTTTCAAAAGCCTTGCCTCCATTTAACACTTACACCACATGTATTTGTCCATTAATTCATTTACTCGAAGACTAAAAATGAAGCAGGCAATGACTACACGAGTTCAGACTACACGATTTTCAAAATAGTTATGTCACATATGTTTTcgcactgcatgactatctggtgTAGcgtcggtgctgtgtttacactgtaataTGGATTGGCGACatggggtttcacactgcatgactttacaataggaagaatcgccgacaatgttgtcttggtccacaaactacgtctcacaaccaaacacatgtgaGAAGTGGCATGGAAACAACACAAGGtcatgtagtatatcttttgttattaactaaatCCGTGATCCTAAAAAAGAAAGAGAACCAGAGGTGGTTTCTTTTCTGAATTGTAAAGTCAGTGAGACAAATAtggattattatttttacacAGCAACATTTTTTAGGGTCAGTGTAAAATTAACATTGTTAACACTACATGTGTGAAACAACACTGCTTTTGTCATTAGTAAGAAAGTGTGAGTGTGAAAGGTAAGagtattatagtttttttaaaagccTTGCCTCCATTTAACACTTAGACCAAATGTATTTGTCCATTAATTTCATTTACTCGAATACTAAAAAAGAAGCAGGTAATGCTGAGTTTAGACACCACTATTTTCATGTAAGATGTTTTCACACAGCATGAATGTCTGGGGTAGCAGTTCGttagtgctgtgtttacactgtaggatggattcTTTCAGATCGCGTTTTTGATCGTTAATTGTTACTCACATGAACAAGCACCAATTTGCcggtgatttcaggcatttgtgtacaatttctcaaaacctgctGGCGAGTCAAAATAGGGGCTAAAATCATGCTGTCTCAACTTGGCATAATTCAGATTCATAAAAACCACATATGAATCAAATACTTGTTTTTACATATACAAGGAGATTCTGTGAACACCTTTGATCAGCTGTTTCCCTTATTATGTTAAATCTGGGCTATGTtgtaagttattatatatatatatatatatatatatatatatatatatatatatatatatatatataggtttgtGAAGGTCGGTTTGATGTGCTGGGCTAGGGCACTCAAATCAACCGTGGAAGTCACAGTAGTATCCCCAAAAACCATGACTTACGTTTACTTTACATTGACATTTAAGAAATTAAGAGCCATCCAGGACTTTGTCATCAAGACACTGAAGCAGTGATTCAACAGTCTCACTTTTTCTAATAGGGACATAGatctgggtgtcatcagcatacaGGTGAAAAGACAAGCCATGCCTCCTAATTATTGACCCAAGGAGGAGAAAATAGCGGGAAAAAAGAAGAGGACCAAACACTGAGCCCTTGCAACAGAGGGGCAGGAGAAGAGACATAATCCCCAATGCTAACACTAAGAGTCCGTCCTTCCAGATGGGACCTAAACCACTCAAGCGCTGCCCCTTTAATGCCCACCCACTTTTCAAGGCAAGAAATTAAAATTTCATGATCTACagtatctctcctacttggggtgaacaatcccctaacacactcatacaaacaaatctacttttaaacgttctgtctctcgagcatccgcttggtgtttgtagctttagcctgctagcaccgctggtcaactaaagctaccaacctctttcactcatttattttctcactttctggctttgctcttcaccttgtacaatgtcgcttgcgtgtctgtccttgagtgcaggagaggcatcgatggaggcgctggagctggagctggaagcggtggagtcccagattcgctcgctggagacgaagcgagagggcatcagggctctgctcttaacccgtactcgctcgtctgaggtaagtgtccgatacaacgacaatctcccagtttcttcaaccccgcgtgtttctctgtccaggcccagcgcaccgaggacgcggtgcacccaggcgtcgttcacgccgactcccggctaccacggcccctgggtgcaaccgcgtaaggtgcttgccaggtcccggggcagaacgtctcctcctccggtgttcgagatccccacggagaaccgcttcgcccctctccgcgagacgggtcgcgatgttgccatcattggcgactcaatcgtccgccacgtccgctccacttcctccaaaggtaacaaagtacgcactttctgcttccctggtgcccgagttaagaatatttctgcacagatacctactatcctgagcgctgccgagagcctcggtgccgccgtcctccacgtggggacgaacgacaccgggctccggcagacggagatcctgaagaaggacttcaggagcctgatcgagactgttcgacgcacttcgcccgccacgcagatcatcgtttctggaccgcttcctacctaccgccgaggaaatgaaaggttcagtagactttttgctctgaatgaatggctattaacatggtgtgaagaacagaaattgctctttgccaataactggaatcttttctgggagcgtcctaggcttttccgcgctgatgggctgcaccccagtcgagctggagctgaactcctgtcggacaacatcaccagaatacttcgctctatctgactagtaagtaaaaattcacaaaattcacaatttagccacacagactcctattcgtcccacataaataacagtaatgcatacctaactaaccacatagagactgtgtctgttcctcgtattattagatcaagaaacaaacgtactgtgtgctccaaaaataatctattaagaattaaaccagaaaaaacactaaaaagtgaaaatacaaatttcatgaagcttggtctcctaaacatcaggtcactagcacctaaagcacttatcataaatgaaataataacagataacaatcttaatgcactctgtcttactgaaacctggctgaaacaaaatgactatattagtttaaatgaggcaactcctccaggattcttatataaacatgaggctcgtcaaactggtcgtggtggtggagttgcgtcaatctttagtgatattcttaatgttaatcagagaaacggacttatgtttagctcctttgaagtactagcgcttaatgttgtccttccaaacactatgcaaaaacctatgttatctctcgctctaatcaccatatatagacctccaggaccctatgtcaattttctaaaagagttttctgattttatctctgacttactagttaaaactgataaaatactaattgtaggagactttaacatccacatagatgacgctaacgacacattagggctcgcgtttacggacttgctggtctcactaggaataaagcaaaatgttattggtccaactcatcgcctaaagcatacactagatctaattctgtcttatggaattgaggtcactgatgtagacattataccacaaagtgatgatattacagaccactacctcttactatataagctgtgtttacctgaaattagcagatccgctccgatatatcgtcctagtagaactattgttccatccactaaagatgaatttataaataacttacctgatctttctctacttcgaaatgcacccgcaaacgcaaatgaccttgatgtagtaaccagcagtatggacgccatctttactagcactttaaatactgtggcacccatcaaactaaaaaaggctagagagaataaaactacaccgtggtataatagtcatacccgcgctctcaaaacagcaacccgtgccctggaacgtaaatggaaaaaaactaatttagaagtctttagaattgcatacaaagacagtatgtccagctataggagggctttaaaatctgccagggctgagcacctccgcaaactgatagaaaataatcaaaacaatcctagattcttatttaacaccatcgctaaattaacaaataatcggtcatctttggaacaaaacgttccaccgcaaattagtagtgatgacttcatgaattttttcagtgataaaatagaaggctttagacagaaaataggagatattaaactttctgcaccgccttatacttcagatccagtaaacacgcctctgaatctaaataacctacagtgctttaaaatcatagaacaggaagagctagacaaaattataaatagctctaaatcagctacgtgtatattggacccaattccaacaaagttactgaaagaattgctacctgttataggagaacctcttcttaacattatcaactcttctttatctttaggccatgttccaaatccctacaagttagctgttattaaacctattattaagaaaccacaactggaacccagcaacttagctaattataggcctatttcaaaccttccatttatatctaaaatactagaaaaagttgtttctgctcaattatgctcctttctgcagaccaacaatgtttttgaagtgtttcagtcaggtttcagagctcatcacagtacagaaactgcattagtgaaaataaccaacgatttactcttagctgctgaccaagggtgcatctcgctattagttctactcgatcttagtgcggcatttgacaccattgaccatggtatccttattaatcgcttaaagtctacaggtgtccagggacaggccctacaatggtttaagtcatacttatctgaccgttaccagtttgtaaatataaatggacagccttcacaaatcagcccagtaaaatacggggtgcctcaaggatcagttttaggccctttactgtttacaatatacatgctacccctgggagacattattagaagacatgggatcagctttcactgctatgcagatgatactcaattatatatttcaactaaacctgacgagacgtctaatctgtccaagctaactgagtgtattaaagatgttaaagactggatgaccaacaattatcttctcttaaactcagacaaaacagaattattacttattgggcctaaatcctgtacacagcagatctcacaactcgatctacaattagagggatacaaagttagcgttagttctactataaaagatctgggtgtcatattagacagcaatttaacttttaaaaatcatatttcccatgtcacaaaaactgctttctttcatctgagaaatatagctaagttacgaagtatgctatccatctcagatgcagaaaagctagtccatgcttttatgacttctaggctggactactgtaatgctctgtttgctggctgcccagcatcctctattaacaaacttcaattagtacaaaatgcagctgccagagttctaaccaggtctagaaaatttgatcacatcaccccaatttcatcctccttacactggctgcctgttaagtttcgtattgaatttaaaatattgcttcttacatataaagctctaaataatctagctcctgcttatctaaccaatcttctgtctcgctacaatccaactcgctctttaagatctcaaaactcaggacttctggtagtacctagaatagcaaagtcgagtaaaggaggtcgagccttctcatttatagctcctaaactctggaatagccttcctgataacgtccgaggctcagacacactctcccaattcaaaactagattaaagacctatctgttcagtaaagcatacacttagtgcaccacttagggggcttccacacaggttatgcatcttgctgatatacactgtgaacatcagctacgctaattattttctttattctccatttccacctggggatactcttcccgaggccctcagactatgcagagtcactgattcgatccaagaccaacgacgagatgatcccaaggtttccatatcctggacctggccgaatcctgaacaactactgcgatggtcatggaagagtggagaacatgagactgtttcctatgacgctccagagacagacgagtcttcgctgaggccagcttccagcctccgccactgagactgcagctctgcacaagacgtttggccagcggagaaattaaaatggtcgtgcccaactgagcctggtttctctcaaggttttttttcttcacttccgcctttagtgaagttttttttccctctccgctgtcgccactggcttgcatggttcaggatcggtagagctgcgcatcgttggatttgctcttcaatatttggactctcagtagtgattattaaaccacactgaactgagctaaactgaactgaacttaaacactacaaacttaactacactgttcctatttactgtgaccttttatgtgaagctgctttgacacaatctacattgtataagcgctatacaaataaaggtgaattgaattgaattgaatcaaaggCAGCGGTTAAATCAAAAAGCACAAGGATGACACAGTCCCCAGAATCAGTAGCTAAAAAGATATCATTAAAAACTTTCAACAAAGCCAGTTGTGTACTATGCAAGGACGTAAAGTCAGACTGGAAAATTTCAAGCAATTTGTAATCTTACAAGAAAGTCATTAATTGATTACATACTACTTTTTCAAGAACTTTTGACAGATAAGGTCATTTAAAAATAGGCCTAAAATTTGTAAGGTCTGTAGTATCCAGGCCAGGTTTTTCGAGCAAAGGTTGCACTTCTGCGTATTTAAACTTTTTAGGGCACGAGGacaaactactatatatatatatatatatatatatatatatatatatatatatatatatatatatatatatatatatatatatatatatatatatataaataatatatatatatatatatatatatatatatatatatatatatatatataaataaatatatatatatatatatatatatatatatatatataaatatatatatatatataaaatatgtgtgtgtgtatatatatacacatatatatttacacatatatatacatacatacatatatatacacatatatatacacatacatatatatatatatatatatatatatatatatacacatacatatacatacacatattatatatacatatacatacacatattatatatatatatatatatatatatatatatatatatatatatatatatatatatatatatatacatatatatacatattatatatacacacacacacacacacacatacatacaatacCCTAATAACAAAATTGACATTAAAAACACCAAATACTATAAATTACCTATTAAGAATCAGCATTTTGAACACTTAGCAGTGTTATATTCACACTACACTGGTGTAGAGTTGAAACAacaatgaatatttaatttaacacgTCTTTGTTAAACTTGACATCATGGGTGTTATTTTTACATCTGTAATTTTGCTATATATGCTGCAGTTCTTCTGACTATGCgcacagggacttttaattttgaataagcCCTCTCAGATGCTTCCGGTGAACAGTCATGCTATTATTAtctggtttgtttaaaatcaataaTCAGTAATCTTCGCTGCCTGattgagatacgatataaagtgcgTCTCACACCAGACAAAAGGtttataacaaattttaaatCCCTTGCCCGTCATTGTGTGTTGTATACTAGGGtaggttggtctgctttgtccatttgTAGGCTCAAGCATTTGCATatctttgtttacaaatctatactgggtttactcccatcatatctCCAGAGTTACTTTTGTAAAAAACTTGTCCTTAGCAATGGCCTGTTAATGGTCTGTTAATTCCTAAATTGCAGACTGAGATGGGAGAAAAGGCTTATAAATAtgcagcaccttttgcatggaataatctataaacaaagttgcagtttaaagaattgatttcactaaGCGCTTTTAAAgagtataaatgatttagaaattgaaacacaggcttgtagatgtgttgaatagtttgtttgtcaatgtgtgattgatgttaactgttaattgttttttgtttgttgtctgttagacccatgagtagggccagacagaatctgcggatgttttttgctatttctgcggaggattttggtaaaaatctgcggatttctgctgaattattttgggagtatcataactaaaaccttaatatgtgaaataaaaaatcatatatttttaacttgtatttaatgttaaaatgaaaatccaattagattcactttatttggtaaacaaagcaagtctctcctgtaatatatctactaaaagacagaaatattactgtacacactgcattgtacataaatcagatgaacattttcatataagtcaataattttactgtaattaataaaaaaaaactgaataaatatagatttacacacatttactcaaataaataaacagaattaatgatgggctaaaaatctgcagaattctgcacgcaGATTCCGCGTGTTATGAGacatgtatactgcctaatcttggccaggacgctcGTTAAAGAGATTTTTTATTCTCAATGTGTCTTTCTAGGTTaaaaaaggttataataataagaagaagaagaagaagaagaagaaaaagaagaaaaatcactGCATTAAATTGCATTGATCTGCACCGTGTTTTtcataatatgaacatttatattgacattattttcaatggagtttcagtGCTTCCCTGCTGCTCCTGAAGGTGCTTGCATTTAGACAGCATTTCatctaattttacatttgaacagctaaatactatggaagtcaatagatacaggtttccagcatttttcaaaatattttcttttgtgttcaacaaaagaaagaaactgaaataggtttgaaacaagtaaaggatgacagagtgttttctttttgaaaaatGGACATCCCTTTAAGATGTTGTTGGCCTTATATTCTAATATACGCTGTCTAGCAGTTTTTGTGTTGCTGCATGTTGTTATactattgtttgttatttttttaaacaacatgacCTGAATGAATGTCCCCTCAGATGACAGAAAACTGTcctcaaacaaacaaatcaactcACCCTGATCTGAACAAAGATAATCCTGTCGATCAACGATTTAACGTCCAAATCCTGAGGTCTCAGAgactattaacaaaaaaaaaaacacaggtgtGTAAAAAACCTTTCCAGATCAAGCAGGTCAGGCGATGTCCACATAAATCCACATCACAGTGTAATCAGACTGTACTATAATGTGTGTCTACAGCAAAGACATGAAACTCACTCTGTGTTTTGGGAAAGTAATACTGCCTTCTGATTGGTCCAGGGTGATGAGGGTACATGAAGATGCTGATGGTGTGTTTACTGTCTAGCAATTTTAACAGGGTTACTCTCACACATAAACACTGAGATGAATAGATGACCTTGAATAATGCTTATAATGCTTCAACGCTAGAGGGAGCCAATACGCCAAACTGGTAAGCAAGTACGTTAGTTTTCTGTCAGAGCCTCATGTATGATCAGAGCTATTCAACTAGTGTTATTTTATTCGCTTCACTTTAATTTGACAGACACTTAATGCAACCCAAGCTATTTTCTGTGAACGTGCGAGACTTGATTCATTAGCAGGGTAACTAATAACATGCAGTAACCTAAAAGTTACACTTTTTTAGCTGAAAACTTGTGTGTTTACGGAtctgatattaaataaatacgGTAAGAAATGCAATACCCCTTATCAAACGATGTCATGTTTATGATTTACAAAATGGCCGCCACTAACTATTTTGTTTAAGTGACGTTTGCGTAGTATTTTGGCGGATAACATCTGTATTTATTTagccaattttttttaaacaaatgatatGTACATGAACTATGGTAAATTTATGGTTACCATGGTTTAACAACAAAAACGTTTTAATTACATCTTTATTTAACGTATcaattttttttgtagaaaacaAGGAAGGAGTTTGGAGCATTATCTGTTTTAACGTTATTATGTCATGTTTGGCTTAACATTTTATCCAAAGTACATGTTATAGTACAGCTTTAGAGCCACACATAATCTAGTCTAGGCCACTTTCTCTGGTAAAAACCAACATTGTTTGCATTAGCAGGCTAAACTGCGCCACATTGTATATTAAGGGCTGTTCTGTAGCCTAGCGAGCTGTCTTGATTTAAAGTGCTTACTTGGGCAGTTCACTTATAAGAAAGCATGTGATCCTACCTTAAATGTAACCTCATAAGT
This genomic interval from Danio aesculapii chromosome 15, fDanAes4.1, whole genome shotgun sequence contains the following:
- the LOC130241952 gene encoding claudin-8-like, whose amino-acid sequence is MVQGPCDVIALCLGLIGLIGVATVTALPMWRVTAFIGENIIVMETRWEGLWMNCYRQANIRMQCKVYDSLLYLPPDLQAARGLTCCSLALCGFGIIVSLFGLRCMSCLSDQPRNKSIILMITGIIEILASFCIIIPVSWTAHTIIRDFYNPLLLDAQRRELGEALYIGWVTSALLLASGVIFLCRRVDSNEQAFYARPPCNKQVLNHFQAFNSIRRQPLLQNNSFSTPQHSPSAFSFAVTPSSGQYSLHNMQPVINGSLVNSPNMIPPQRVNYHGQNVMQSQILSRHAKYPVSDPRDSFNTESAFHPVQQNPLYVGYNYSRVQSGSSNSSTGLRI
- the LOC130241955 gene encoding uncharacterized protein LOC130241955, coding for MSLACLSLSAGEASMEALELELEAVESQIRSLETKREGIRALLLTRTRSSEVSVRYNDNLPVSSTPRVSLSRPSAPRTRCTQASFTPTPGYHGPWVQPRKVLARSRGRTSPPPVFEIPTENRFAPLRETGRDVAIIGDSIVRHVRSTSSKGNKVRTFCFPGARVKNISAQIPTILSAAESLGAAVLHVGTNDTGLRQTEILKKDFRSLIETVRRTSPATQIIVSGPLPTYRRGNERFSRLFALNEWLLTWCEEQKLLFANNWNLFWERPRLFRADGLHPSRAGAELLSDNITRILRSI